A region of Mustela nigripes isolate SB6536 chromosome 18, MUSNIG.SB6536, whole genome shotgun sequence DNA encodes the following proteins:
- the SLC25A4 gene encoding ADP/ATP translocase 1 translates to MSDQALSFLKDFLAGGIAAAVSKTAVAPIERVKLLLQVQHASKQISAEKQYKGIIDCVVRIPKEQGFLSFWRGNLANVIRYFPTQALNFAFKDKYKQIFLGGVDRHKQFWRYFAGNLASGGAAGATSLCFVYPLDFARTRLAADVGKGASQREFSGLGDCLTKIFKSDGLKGLYQGFSVSVQGIIIYRAAYFGVYDTAKGMLPDPKNVHIIVSWMIAQSVTAVAGLVSYPFDTVRRRMMMQSGRKGADIMYTGTVDCWRKIAKDEGAKAFFKGAWSNVLRGMGGAFVLVLYDEIKKYV, encoded by the exons ATGAGCGATCAGGCGTTGAGCTTCCTGAAGGATTTCCTGGCCGGCGGCATCGCCGCTGCCGTGTCCAAGACCGCGGTCGCCCCCATCGAGAGGGTCAAACTGCTGCTGCAG gTCCAGCATGCCAGCAAACAGATCAGTGCCGAGAAGCAGTACAAAGGGATCATTGATTGTGTGGTGAGAATCCCCAAGGAGCAgggctttctctccttctggagGGGTAACCTGGCCAACGTGATCCGTTACTTCCCCACCCAAGCCCTCAACTTCGCCTTCAAGGACAAGTACAAGCAGATCTTCCTGGGGGGCGTGGACCGGCATAAGCAATTCTGGCGCTACTTTGCTGGTAACCTGGCTTCCGGTGGGGCAGCTGGGGCCACCTCCCTCTGCTTTGTCTACCCGCTGGACTTTGCCAGGACCAGGTTGGCTGCCGATGTGGGCAAGGGTGCCTCCCAGCGCGAGTTCAGTGGTCTGGGTGACTGTCTCACCAAGATCTTCAAGTCTGACGGCCTGAAGGGTCTCTACCAGGGTTTCAGCGTCTCTGTCCAGGGCATCATTATCTACAGAGCGGCCTACTTTGGAGTCTATGATACTGCCAAGG GGATGTTGCCTGATCCCAAGAATGTGCACATTATTGTGAGCTGGATGATTGCCCAGAGCGTGACAGCGGTGGCAGGGCTGGTGTCCTACCCCTTTGACACAGTCCGCCGTAGGATGATGATGCAGTCTGGCCGGAAAGGGG CGGATATTATGTACACTGGGACGGTGGACTGCTGGAGGAAGATTGCGAAAGATGAAGGAGCCAAGGCTTTCTTCAAAGGTGCCTGGTCCAATGTGTTGAGAGGCATGGGCGGAGCTTTCGTATTGGTGTTGTATGATGAGATCAAAAAATACGTCTAA